DNA from Deltaproteobacteria bacterium:
CTCCTGGAGTTCGAAGCCGACCCATATGTAATTCCCGGCGCCCTTTACTTTCCGCTTGAGCATCTGGCGGGGTTTTCCGCTGTTTTCGCAGAAAGAGAGATAGTAACGTATTGCGCCTGACCGAACGATGTATCCAGTGCCCGGGCGGCACTTATACTGAGAAAAAAGGGATTCACTAATATCCGGCCATTAGCCGGAGGATTCAACGGTTGGCGGGAGCAGAATTATCCTGTCGAAGCTCACAGAGACGGAATCAGCCTCTCCCGGTGAATGCCGGGAATATACTATCACATTGAAAAATGAAAAATTCGATTCATAATTCCCTGCCCGGCCTCTACATCCATATTCCGTTTTGCCGGAGCAAGTGTCCATACTGTAGTTTCTTCTCCGTCACCGCTCTTATGGAGAAGCCCGGCTTCCTCGCAGCACTGTTCCGGGAAATGGATATGTACCGGGATGCCTTCACCCGGTTCGACACCGTTTATATCGGCGGCGGAACGCCGTCGGTCCTCACAGTAAAAGAGGCGGAAGAACTGCTTATCCGGGTCCGTCGATGCTTCTCGATCACAGAGGATGCGGAAATCACCATAGAAGTCAATCCGGCCGATGTCGATCTCCGTTACCTGAAATCCCTGAATCATTTGGGGATCAACCGCCTGAATATCGGTGTCCAGTCTCTTGATGCAAATATCCTGAAATTCCTGGGGCGCAGGCATTCACCCGGGCAGGGTATAGCTGCCATTGAAGCGGCCAGGGAAGCCGGATTCATAAATATCGGCATTGACCTGGTCTATGCAGTACCCGGACAGGACATGGAATCCTGGATGAATACACTAGAGGCAATACTATCCTTCGATGTTGAGCATCTATCATGCTACCAGCTCAGCCTCGAGACCGGGACATCCCTGAAAAGCCGACACCTTGCAGGCGAATTCGCCATGCCGGGTGAGGACGCGCAGCTAGAGTTCTTCCTGAATACGTCCGGCATACTGGAGTCGGCCGGTTACATCCACTATGAAGTATCCAACTTCGCAAAAAGCATGGCGCTTGCATCAAGGCATAATAAAAAATACTGGGATCAGTCCCCGTACCTCGGCCTTGGTCCCTCCGCCCATTCCTTCCGGGAAAACCAACGGTGGTGGAATTATGCCTCCGTCGAGCGTTATATTCAGGACATTGAAGAGGGCAAACCGCCTGTCGAGTCATCGGAGACGCTGAGTCCGGAGCAATTGTGTCTTGAGGCATTTTTTCTCGGCCTTCGCACGAAGAAGGGAATCCATATGGAGGATTTTTTACGGAAACATACCTGTCATGATTGGACGGAAAAGAAGGAAATCCTGGCGAAATTAGAGAAAGAAGGGCTTGTAGAGATCGTGGACGGTTATCTGAGGCCCAGCCGCCATGGTCTTGCCGTGGCCGATAGTTTGGCCCTGATCTGATGAACCGGCACAACTGGCGCTGCCATGATGACGTGCTGATCAACGTCGATCCGGATGGGAGGCTGACCCAGGGGTGCTACGTGAAAAACAGAGTCGAGGTCAATTGCCGGGAGTGCGGCTTTACGCCTGTTGCAGAGGCATCGGGTGCTCTGGATTTACAGCCCGGTTCCATTCTGGCGGGCTGGCGGGCATACTTATCGTAAGAATGCTCTTTTTTCTTTCTTGAGATTTGTGCACACTCCATGATAAATTAATTACATAGTGATTCGAGTGTCGCCAGTTGAAAGTGGTGGTATTTTTCTTGCGAATGTATTGAAAAAATCGACAAGAAACGAACGAGGAGAAAAATGCAGGAGAACTTGGTGCCGACAAAAAGAGACCTGTTTAACGCCTGCTCTGTTTTATTCGGGACCAATGTTAACGTGTCCGTTGATTTCCTGAAATATCTCCAGGCATCCGGGCTGAAAGAAGCTTACCGTAAGAAGGCCTTTGAAACCCACCCTGACCGCGCCACACTGCTTGCCGAGTCTTCATTAAGCCTTGAGGAGCGCTTTAAAGAGGTCAATCTTGCTTACGAGAAGCTGATTACATTTATTGAATCCCCCCGGAAATACTCCCTGCGGGATCATACCTTACGAAGAACCGCAGAACCTCACGCAACCGGAAGAAAACAAAGAACACATGAAGCGCAGACTCAAAGAAGATCGGGAAATACAGGTCATCAAAGCAGCTCACGGGGATTGAGCGAAAATTTCTGGCAGGGACAACTGCCCGGAAAAAAACTCCTTTTCGGTCGGTTCCTCTACTACCGCGGCATCATTTCCATGAGAAGCCTGATCGAGGCCATTGTGTGGCAAAAAAGACAACGGCCAATGATTGGCACTATTGCCGTCCATTGGAACTGGCTGGCCCAGAATGATATCTATACCATTCTTGCCAGACGAAAACCCGGCGAGAAATTTTGTGAATGCGCCCTTCGCTGTGGCTACATCAGCCCCTATCAGCTCGACGTTCTACTCTGGAGACAGCGCATGCTGCAACCGCGAATAGGCAGCTTCTTCGTCAATCGCAATATTGTTACCCCCCGAGAAATAGAACATAACGTCGCGCAATTGCGAGCGCATAACATAAAGTATTGGCGCACTTGATCTCAATGCCTGCCCTGATATCATTCTTGCCGTATAAACAACATCATTGACGCGTCCGCTTATGAGAATTCGTGTCCCCAACACCATCCCACCAGGAGAGGGAGATTAAGAAAGGTGATCTTTGTATATGAAACCGGCAATTAAACACCCAGGCACGTTGGGAACATCAGGGGCGTCTCGCTTGAAATTGTTTTTCCTTCTTATCACCCTGATTATCCTTGCCGTAATCTTTTTCCGGATGCCCCGCCCGTGCCAGGAGCCGCTGTCCTACCGCATAGGCACAGTAGATGACAGGTTTGGCCTGAGCCGCCAGGAATTTACGGGCTTGGTTGGCAAAGCCGCATCAATATGGGGTAAACCTTTTTCCCGCGAGCTTTTCCGTGCGGAGCCCAAAGGGATGATTGAGGTCAATCTCATCTACGACTATCGGCAGGAGGCGGCGGACAAGCTGAAGAATCTGAGCTACAGTATTGAAAACACAAAAAGTTCCTATGATGACCTGAAGCTCCGCTTTGAGAACTTGAAGTCGGAATACGAGCAGAAAAAAGAGGCGCTCGTGAGCGATTTTAACGCCTACAACGTACGGGTTGGTTCCTTTAACGCCGAAGTTGAATCAACGCGTCAACAAAGAGGGGCGCCTGAACATGTACAAAGAAGGCTTATGATGGAAAAAGAGGAATTGAACTCCATACGCGAAAATCTGCAAACTCGACAAGAAGAACAGAAAAAGATCGTGGATACCATCAACAGCATGATGGTTGTCATTAATGAAATTGCGACCAACTATAATCTTGACCTGGTTAATTACCGGGATGTGGGCAACAAACTGGGTGATGAATTCTACGAGGGGAACTATCTCAGCAAGGGCGGCAAGCAGACAATTACCATCTACAAGTATGACAGCGGCGACAGACTTGTGCGCGTGATCGCCCACGAATTTGGCCACGCTTTGGGACTGAACCACAACGATAATACCGAGGCAATTATGTACCGGTTGATCCAATCAGATTCAATCGGGCTTACCCCGGCTGATGTTACCGCACTCAAAACGCGGTGCGGCGGCAGTTGAGCTTGATACTGAAAAAGTCAGGGACTGACCCTCCCCTCCTTGACTTTATACAGTTGCTCATATATCTGAAGTTCGATGGCATTGAAAATTTTGTCGTACTGTCTTTTTTCGAGAAGCCTTCTCATTTCCCATCCAGTTGCAGTCTTCTTCTCCGTATTAACGGAAAGAGCAACTTCACATTCTTTCCAGTTGATCTTCTTTACCCTGGCTGTGCTCTTGGTTCTCCATTCTCCCTGAATGATATGCTCCGATTCCACCTGGTTCTTATCGGGGTTTATCGTGGCATTTCCAAATCCTTTTTCCTTGAAGGTCAGTGCAATAGCCTGAATGACGATATTCTCACCGGCCTCGTAGACGTGCGTGAATTCATCCGGCTTGGAAAGGACTTGCTCGCCTTCCATACAGGCAGTCAGAAACAAACTAACAACAAAAATGACTGGTAGAATGAAGATAAAGAAAGACTTTTGCATACTTACTGTATCGGGTGATTGGATGTAATGAATGGGACGATTCTCCCAACATGCTTCAGCTTTAGAACCGTCCCATTATTCTTTGTATCGAACTATTTATCGTGGCACTTCCCCATAAAAAGGGAACCGCTTGTTAGTAACGCGGTCTGCCTCCAGGTCGCTTTCCGCCGCCGCCACCGCCACCACCGCGGCGCTCATCGGAACGGGGACGAGCCTCATTCACATTCAACTTCCGTCCCTTCATCTCCTTCTCGTTCATGCCGCTGATAGCCGCCCGGGCTTCCTCAATCACGGGCATTTCAATAAATCCGAATCCCTTGGATTGACCGCTTGACTGATCCTTAATGATTGACGCGGACGCGACCTGCCCAAAATCCCCAAAAGCCTGACGCAAATCCTCTTCCGTGACGGTGTAAGACAAATTGCCTACGTAGATGTTCATAACCTCTCCTTCATTAAATTTTTAACAGTATATCAGATTTTTTTCTGAGTTTGTATAATTATTTCTTGTCTTCAGGGTTAGCGAATACTGCTGGTCTTTCGCGATTTTAATCGGGACGAACTAAAGACAGGCGCTTTCCTGGAAAGAGATCTCGATCCGTTCCGGAGGCATGAAACAGTTTTCATCACCGGTGAGGAAGCAAGAGCCATTTGCACCGAAGACCGTTCCGGGGCATTCATTGAATTTTGTTGCCTCGCAAGATGTTGCGGGAATTCTGATCCGCCGTTTCCTGCCGGAGGCGGCACGCTGTAATCGAAGTCCCCCAGCGTCCGTCTTTCGATCTTCTCACCTAAAACCTTCTCGATGGTCCAAACAAAAGCTCGTTCTTTGAGTGTAACAAAAGTAAACGCGTCCCCGGTTTTTGCAGCACGGCCTGTGCGGCCGATGCGGTGCGTATAAGCATCAACGGTATCAGGCATGTCATAATTGATCACGTGCGATATCCGCGAAACATCGATACCGCGGGCGGCGATGTCGGTTGCCACCAGTACCCGGTATGTGCCATTACGGAAACCGTTGAGTGCCGCCTGCCGCTTGTTCTGCGGTAGATCCCCCTGCAGGGACGCTACGAAAAAACCTGATTTTTTCATTTGCTTCGCAAGGCGGGTGGCCCGGTCCTTGGTGCGAGTGAAGACAAGCACTGATTCCGTGTCCGTGCGATTCAGAATCTTCATTAAAAGTGACGTTTTGTGCTCCGGTTCGACGAGATAGAGGGCATGGGAAACCGTGGATACCGGGACATTGTCGCCGACCTGGACGGTTACAGGATTGTGCAGGACTTCCTGTGCCAGTTTCCTGATGTCATCGGGCATGGTGGCAGAGAACAGCAGTGTCTGACGCTGAGACGGCAACCGCTTAATGATTGTCCTGATGTCCGGCAAAAAGCCCATGTCGAACATGCGGTCCGCCTCGTCCAGAACGAGCACTTCCAGGTGTGACAAATCAATCTCACCCTGGTCCATGAGATCGATCAAGCGTCCCGGGCAGGCCACGATGATTTCGGCTCCTTCACGGAGTTTCCTTATTTGGGGATGCTTGTCCACGCCTCCATAAATTGTGACGCTCTTCAGTTTTGTCCGACGGCCCAGCAAACGCACGTGCTCGTGTATCTGCTCCGCCAGCTCCCGTGTCGGGGCGATGATAAGCGCCCGGACGCACTTCCGCGGACCATCCATCAGACGCTGCAGGATGGGGAGCACAAACGCGGCGGTTTTCCCCGTACCGGTCTGGGCCTGTCCCATAACGTCCTGTCTCTGGAGAATGGGGGGAATACATTCAATTTGAATCGATGTGGGTTCTGTATAGCCGAAAGCCTCGATACCGGATTCGATATGGGGGTGTAGTTGAAACGATTTGAAATTCATTAAAATCCTTTTTATTCTCTATGTATAGCCAGGAATAACCCTGGTGGTTCATCTGCCGTTGGGGCAGATAATCTATTCTTGATGTTCAGCGGTCTGCCCGGGTTGATCCGATGTCAGGAGCTCGTCGGAATCTGTCTCCTTATCCTTCTTGCTTTGTCTTCTCACCATTTTTTCCTTCGCTTTTCGCATACGCTCAAGTTCCTTTTGCCGCTTGATGAACTTGTTTTGACTTTGTCTTGCCATACTCCACCTGCCTTCGTCCGTGATGGCCCACGCCTCTCTTGTTTTAAAGGAGTTTTCTCAGGCCCCAAAAAAAAACCCCAGTAGCCTTTCACGGGCTCTGGGGAGCGAACTTGGACCAAAACCGTCTTTAAAAGTAAGTGTAATATAGTTTACACGAGTGAATATGTCAAGGATTAATTATACCTTGCATGAGCCACTGCGTTAATTACCCTCAGGTTGAAGTATAAAAGTTGAATTCACAGAAGGCACAAAAAGTATTGAAGTAAAATATTAATTTTGTTATAGC
Protein-coding regions in this window:
- the hemW gene encoding radical SAM family heme chaperone HemW; the protein is MKNSIHNSLPGLYIHIPFCRSKCPYCSFFSVTALMEKPGFLAALFREMDMYRDAFTRFDTVYIGGGTPSVLTVKEAEELLIRVRRCFSITEDAEITIEVNPADVDLRYLKSLNHLGINRLNIGVQSLDANILKFLGRRHSPGQGIAAIEAAREAGFINIGIDLVYAVPGQDMESWMNTLEAILSFDVEHLSCYQLSLETGTSLKSRHLAGEFAMPGEDAQLEFFLNTSGILESAGYIHYEVSNFAKSMALASRHNKKYWDQSPYLGLGPSAHSFRENQRWWNYASVERYIQDIEEGKPPVESSETLSPEQLCLEAFFLGLRTKKGIHMEDFLRKHTCHDWTEKKEILAKLEKEGLVEIVDGYLRPSRHGLAVADSLALI
- a CDS encoding DnaJ domain-containing protein; translated protein: MPTKRDLFNACSVLFGTNVNVSVDFLKYLQASGLKEAYRKKAFETHPDRATLLAESSLSLEERFKEVNLAYEKLITFIESPRKYSLRDHTLRRTAEPHATGRKQRTHEAQTQRRSGNTGHQSSSRGLSENFWQGQLPGKKLLFGRFLYYRGIISMRSLIEAIVWQKRQRPMIGTIAVHWNWLAQNDIYTILARRKPGEKFCECALRCGYISPYQLDVLLWRQRMLQPRIGSFFVNRNIVTPREIEHNVAQLRAHNIKYWRT
- a CDS encoding matrixin family metalloprotease, giving the protein MKPAIKHPGTLGTSGASRLKLFFLLITLIILAVIFFRMPRPCQEPLSYRIGTVDDRFGLSRQEFTGLVGKAASIWGKPFSRELFRAEPKGMIEVNLIYDYRQEAADKLKNLSYSIENTKSSYDDLKLRFENLKSEYEQKKEALVSDFNAYNVRVGSFNAEVESTRQQRGAPEHVQRRLMMEKEELNSIRENLQTRQEEQKKIVDTINSMMVVINEIATNYNLDLVNYRDVGNKLGDEFYEGNYLSKGGKQTITIYKYDSGDRLVRVIAHEFGHALGLNHNDNTEAIMYRLIQSDSIGLTPADVTALKTRCGGS
- a CDS encoding RNA-binding protein, which encodes MNIYVGNLSYTVTEEDLRQAFGDFGQVASASIIKDQSSGQSKGFGFIEMPVIEEARAAISGMNEKEMKGRKLNVNEARPRSDERRGGGGGGGGKRPGGRPRY
- a CDS encoding DEAD/DEAH box helicase, which translates into the protein MNFKSFQLHPHIESGIEAFGYTEPTSIQIECIPPILQRQDVMGQAQTGTGKTAAFVLPILQRLMDGPRKCVRALIIAPTRELAEQIHEHVRLLGRRTKLKSVTIYGGVDKHPQIRKLREGAEIIVACPGRLIDLMDQGEIDLSHLEVLVLDEADRMFDMGFLPDIRTIIKRLPSQRQTLLFSATMPDDIRKLAQEVLHNPVTVQVGDNVPVSTVSHALYLVEPEHKTSLLMKILNRTDTESVLVFTRTKDRATRLAKQMKKSGFFVASLQGDLPQNKRQAALNGFRNGTYRVLVATDIAARGIDVSRISHVINYDMPDTVDAYTHRIGRTGRAAKTGDAFTFVTLKERAFVWTIEKVLGEKIERRTLGDFDYSVPPPAGNGGSEFPQHLARQQNSMNAPERSSVQMALASSPVMKTVSCLRNGSRSLSRKAPVFSSSRLKSRKTSSIR